The proteins below come from a single Oncorhynchus keta strain PuntledgeMale-10-30-2019 chromosome 1, Oket_V2, whole genome shotgun sequence genomic window:
- the LOC127931746 gene encoding histidine-rich glycoprotein-like, translating to MSCQQMHHELLYQQMHHELLYQQMHHELLYQQMHHELLYQQMHHELLYQQMHHELLYQQMHHELLYQMHHELLYQQMHHELLYQQMHHELLYQQMHHELLYQQMHHELLYQQMHHELLYQQMHHELLYQQMHHELLYQQMHELLYQQMHHELLYQQMHHELLYQQMHHELLYQQMHHELLYQQMHHELLYQQMHHELLYQQMHHELLYQQMHHELLYQQMHRELLYQQMHHELLYQQMHHELLYQQMHHELLYQQMHHELLYQQMHHELLYQQMHHELLYQQMHHELLYQQMHHELLYQQMHHELLYQQMHHELLNVFTENKKFKNHNIE from the coding sequence ATGAGCTGCCAACAGATGCATCATGAGCTGCTGTATCAACAGATGCATCATGAGTTGCTTTATCAACAGATGCATCATGAGTTGCTTTATCAACAGATGCATCATGAGTTGCTTTATCAACAGATGCATCATGAGTTGCTTTATCAACAGATGCATCATGAGTTGCTTTATCAACAGATGCATCATGAGTTGCTGTATCAGATGCATCATGAGTTGCTTTATCAACAGATGCATCATGAGTTGCTTTATCAACAGATGCATCATGAGCTGCTGTATCAACAGATGCATCATGAGTTGCTGTATCAACAGATGCATCATGAGTTGCTTTATCAACAGATGCATCATGAGCTGCTGTATCAACAGATGCATCATGAGTTGCTTTATCAACAGATGCATCATGAGTTGCTTTATCAACAGATGCATGAGTTGCTGTATCAACAGATGCATCATGAGTTGCTTTATCAACAGATGCATCATGAGTTGCTTTATCAACAGATGCATCATGAGCTGCTGTATCAACAGATGCATCATGAGTTGCTTTATCAACAGATGCATCATGAGTTGCTTTATCAACAGATGCATCATGAGTTGCTTTATCAACAGATGCATCATGAGTTGCTTTATCAACAGATGCATCATGAGCTGCTGTATCAACAGATGCATCGTGAGTTGCTTTATCAACAGATGCATCATGAGCTGCTGTATCAACAGATGCATCATGAGTTGCTTTATCAACAGATGCATCATGAGTTGCTTTATCAACAGATGCATCATGAGTTGCTTTATCAACAGATGCATCATGAGTTGCTGTATCAACAGATGCATCATGAGCTGCTGTATCAACAGATGCATCATGAGCTGCTTTATCAACAGATGCATCATGAGTTGCTGTATCAACAGATGCATCATGAGCTGCTGTATCAACAGATGCATCATGAGTTGCTGAATGTTTTCACAGAAAACAAAAAGTTCAAAAATCATAACATAGAATGA